The DNA region CCCCGGGTCACCATCGTGGATGATTTCCTGAGCCCTGAGAATGACTACGAAGAGGTGAGCACGCGGGCAGACGTGCAGGGTACGGGGGCCTATATGGGGACAGTGTCCACAGGCTCCTGCAGGAGGCCTGCTGCCCTGGGGATGTGCCCCAGgctccccctctccctgccccagtccATCCTAGAATCTGTCCCAGGACACCCCGCTCCCTGGCTGGAGCTATCCCACCCTGGGCTCAAGCTAGGACCCTGTTTGTCCAAGGCCGCCCCATATGCCCTGTCTCAGGTTCCCTACACTCTGTCGGGCTGTCCCACCACAGCCTCAGGCTAagcccccagcctctcctgtCCCATCCCCGGGCCatgccaccccctgccccagactACTCCACTCTCCCTCACCTTGGCCCAGGCTCCAGTCTCCCTGGGCCCAGCCTGACCCTCCCCTTGCCTTGCTCTGTCCCCCCAGATGAGCTTCCACGACGACCAGGGCAGCTTCGTCACCAATGAGAGGAGCAGTGCCAGCGAGTGCATCAGCAGCAGTGAGGAGGGCAGCTCCCTGACCTACTCCTCCATCTCCGACcacatccccccgcccccactcagCCCCCCGCCACCGCCACCCCTGCCCTTCCATGACCCCAAGCCCAGCTCCCGCACCCCTGATGGCCCCTGGGGCCCCGCTCCGACGCTGGCCAAGCCCCTCACCCAACTCAGCCACCCAGTCCCtccaccacccccgccacccctgcccccacctgtcCCCTGTGCGCCCCCCATGCTGTCCCGGGGCCTGGGCCACCGCCGCAGTGAGACCAGCCACATGAGCGTCAAGCGCCTGCGGTGGGAGCAGGTGGAGAACTCGGAAGGCACCATCTGGGGACAGGTAGGTGACCTGGGGGCCAGGAGTGCTCTGCGCCGGGGGAGGTGGTCTGGGCAGCAGCAGTGAAGGCAAGACCCTTCTCCAGGCCTCTTCCAGCGTCAGCTGAACATCCTCTGGTCGTCCCCATGCTGAGCAGAGGATGAATGAAGGCCCAGCCCATGAACACGCCCACCCTTGGTGGCTGACACAGGCACCGAAGCTCAATCTGTGTCCCTAAGCCAATGACACACTGGGGACATCCAGAAACAGCACGACACTCACCCTTGAAACCTATCACTTGAGATTTGGACAGTTCCCTTAGGCTCTTAGAGCCAAGAGAAGGACATCTGGTTAGAGAGTCACAGACCTCCGAACTGTCCGCCAGTCTACCATCAGTAGTTTATTCACAGGAGCCAAGACTGAAGGATTCTTAAAAGGGCAGCTGTTCCGAACCCCTGCACACCAGCCTCCACCCTTTCACTCTGATGCTTGAACTTCCTCCCAAACAACACTGCCAATATATACTTGAACCCCTTTAGTGATGGGGAGCTCACTACCCGTCAAGGCATCCCTTTCCTCACTGGACAGTTTTCACCATCCATCCTTGTATTGCTCTGAAATTTTGTCTCACCAAGATTCCCATGTCCTGCCCTTTGAAATCAGGCAGAGCAAGTGTATTTCCTTATCCACAGACCAACCAGCCTGTCCCATGAGCAAGGTTCACCCCATCCCTGTTCTTTAGGTCATTCCCCTAGAATGTGGTTTCTAGCCCCATAGTCTGTCAAAGGGCAGGTCCCAAATGGAACTCCTAATGGGGCTTCACCAGTTCAGAGGAGAAAACAGTGCTCTCATCTCCTTTGACCTGGACATCATACTCCTTTGAACATGGCCTGGGAACCCTCCAGCTTCTGGGGCTGCCCCATCGCAGTGCTCATTCCCTCCGTCATCCTCAAGCCTAGTCCCTTCCTCTTCTTGGGACCAACAGCATGTCCTTACATGCAGCCACCCTCCGCTGGGGCATGCTTGTCATTTTTTCCCATTGCCGCTTCCTGGGTCCCAGTTCTGTCTCCTGCCTTCCCAGCCAAGTTGGCCTCAGCCCACACCTCCAAGGGAAGCTTTCCATGTTGCTGATAAGGATGCTCGGCAGGACAAAGTCACAAACTGGGACCTACTGGGTCCCCTGGAGACCTCACTCCTACCAGCCTCAGATGGTCCTTGAAGCCTTGCTCTGAAGAGTGGTCTTTCCACTGGATTCTGAAGGTGGACACAGGGACAGAGGTCATGCACATGGCCAAGTCCAAATCCATGCCAGGTGTCCCTGGCCTGCAGCCATGGCCCTTCTAGACTGTCACCTCTCACCCAGGTCATTTGTTAAAACCACCTGTCCAGTTCCTAGCTCCTGGCATTTCCCTGCTTTAGTTTCCCCAGAATCGGGAACCCAGAGCAGCTCTGGTGAACTCACTCAAAACAGACCCAGACCCCTTAAGCCTCCTTGGTCGGCTCCAGCCTCTTTAGAGCCCCTCTACCCCCTGCTCCAGCGCAACTTGCTGGCTTCTGCGTGGAGAGTGCTGCAGGTGTGAGTGTTGTTGACCACAGGAGGGGCGGGCTCACCGCCTGATATCTTGGATGATTTAGCTTCTCCTGCAGCCTCCTCCTGCCGCCGGGTTTATCCCAGGGCTTGATGAAGGCTCTCCCTCCTGGAGCTCACAAGGCAGCCCTTAGAGGGTGGGGGCGGTGGAGGGAGGCAGTTCTTCCTTGCTCTGAACCTCCCCCTCCCTCGCAGCTCGGGGAGGACTCTGACTATGATAAGCTGAGCGACATGGTGAAGTACCTCGACCTGGAGCTCCACTTTGGCACCCAGAAACCTGCTAGTGAGTGGCCTGAGGGTCCTAGGGGAACCCAGATACCAGGTCCTCTGTGGCAGCCCACCCACTACCTTCTGTGGCGTCCCAGGGCTTAGAGTCCCCACGGTCTGCACGGACCGCCATTTATTTACTGTGTCCCTGAGTTATtgaacttctcagagcctcaggtTTCCTACctcaaaatggagataataagagCTGACATGTGTTGCATGCTTACCAAATGTCAGACACCCTTGTTTCTAAATTAATCCTGTGACAATTCTGTGAGGTAGGGACTGTGATCCCCCCAACCTCCTGATGAGGAAGCACAAAGGGGCTAGGTAATTTgctccaagtcacacagccacAATAAGGTAGACAGATATCCCTTCCAAGTCTCTCTCTCCCATTACCCCTCTCAGGGTATCTCCCTGTAGTTGTTGGGTGGGGCTCCAGGCAGCCAGGGATACTGTGTGTGGAAAGTGGTCCCGGGATTGAAGAGAAAGGCCGTTGTCCGTCCAGGAAGCATCTGCAAGGTCGAGAGGTGACTGGTTCTCCTTATGGGGCCAGCTCAGTCCCAAGGGCCCAGGGGAGAGaggatggggggcggggagcggACACACGCCACATCACGTACACTGTGTTAGACTGGACCCCAGAGTCCATGAGTGAGGGGAGTGTGGACACGTGGAGCTGATTCAGTCAAGTCCATGGTCGGGGGCGTCTGGGCTGTGGGGTGTGGCCACACCCCTCATGGGCCCTCGCACAGCAGCCTCAGCCTGGCGTCCCCTCATTAAACCATCAGTTTCCCTTCCAGAGCCGGTGCCCGGGCCTGAGCCCTTCAGGAAGAAGGAGGTGGTGGAGATCCTGTCCCACAAGAAGGCCTACAACACctgtgaggggctgggggtgccGGGTGGTTGTGGGGGGCAGGACACGACCCCCCACCGGGCCACCGAGCCTTTGATCCACCCCGGTGGATGATCGAGATTAGGCCGTGGGGGCCCCAACACCTGCCTCCCGCGCGGTGAAGACCCTCTCCCGGGTCCCACGGCCAGCCCGATCCCACCGGGCGCAGGTGCCGGCCTTGGCTCCACCCCCATAGGCCCCGCCCTCATCCTGTAATCGGCTCCCCAGTTCCGGCCCCGCCTCCAACCGCATACCCTACTCTTCCCGTCTCAGTTCCCTGGCCCCAACTCCGCAGGCCCCGCTCAATTCCAGGTCTGTCTCTTTGAGAACCCCGCCCTCGCCCCTCAATAGGTcgcgggaaggaccctcccctcccctgggcagGCTCCTGCTCCGCCCCGGTTCCTGGCCCCCCGTCCCCCGACACACCCAGGAGCCAGGGTGGATCTTGAAGCCCCGCCCACTCCCCGCCCGAGCCCTGCCCCGGCTCACCCTCGCGGCCCCGCCCGCAGCCATCCTGCTGGCGCACCTGAAGCTGAGCCCGGCCGAGCTGCGGCAGGTGCTAATGAGCATGGAGCCCCGGCGCctggagcccgcgcacctggCGCAACTGCTGCTCTTCGCGCCAGACGCCGACGAGGAGCAGCGCTACCAGGCCTTCCGCGAGGCGCCCGGCCGCCTCAGCGAGCCCGACCAGTTCGTCCTGCAGGTGCTGCGGCCGTGACCCCCGCCCGGGATCAGGGGCGGCTGCCCAGCGGCCTCGGCCTCCTCTGTCGCGGCTTTCGCTTTGTGCCTTTGTGCGTGGGTCTCGCTCCCCTCCCGCCACCGCGTTCACGCCTGAGTCCCGGTTTTACACCTGTAACAGCCAGTTCTCACTCAGGGTCCAAGGTAGATGGGATGAGGGTGCCCCCTAGAGGTTGTGCTTGTTTTCCTAAGGGAATACCGGGCAGCCCGCTGACCCCCACGCCCGGCTGCCCCGGGGCAGCGGGTCTCCCGGCGGGATGGATGAATCCTGGCCCTGCCTTCCCGTCAGATGCTGTCGGTTCCCGAGTACAAGACCCGCCTGCGTAGCCTCCACTTCCAGGCCACCCTACAGGAGAAGACAGAAGAGATCCGGGGCAGCCTGGAGTGCTTGCGCCAGGCATCCCTCGAGCTCAAGAACAGCCGGAAGCTCGCCAAGATCCTGGAGGTCAGAACCGCCCCTTCTCAGATCACTCTACCTGCCCCTCTGTCCCCTGGGGCTTCCAGCCTGGAGGTTCATCCAGAGAGGGGCCAGGGCGTGGGGCAGGACCTGCCCACCTTTCTCTCCACAGTTTGTGTTGGCTATGGGCAACTATCTCAACGATGGACAGCCCCAAACCAACAAGACCACGGGCTTCAAGATCAACTTCCTGACGGAGGTGAGGGGGCCTGTCAGACAGTCACTGATTTGTTTGCTCTACCATTGaggcccttccccacccccatcccccccgGAGGAAGAGCTGGCTGCCCGCAGGCCAGGATGTAACAGAAGCAAAGTTCGGGGGTTGAGGGGTTGGGGGGACAAGGTGGTGTCTCCAAGCCAATCCTCAAGATCTGGAAAAATGGAGtggtgggagaagagaagggcagggagggaaggctCCAGGAGGAAGGGGCGAGTCCCACCTGGTGGATTCTGTGCcctcaacaccaccaccaccatcaggcCAGTCCTACCCCAGAAAGATCTAGGATCAGAGAAGGGACAGCTCAAATATCCAgcctttctcctgtgtttctGGGACTTTTCCCCATGACGCCTTTGGTTgttttcaaaaagagaaagaaaaaccccCTTTATAGATATGAATGGTTTAGGGTGTCTGAGGCTCAGATGGGCCACAGATGGTTTCAGAAAACCACAAAAGGGAAGAACTGTAAGTGATGCTCCCCGCTTTCCCTGGGGTTAGAGAATCTTGGGCTCTATCTTTTGACAAGGGCAAACTCACAAGGACAGAAAAACCTAGGGTCCTTCCctagctgggggctggggcctggTTCCTGGGGGTCTCAAAGATCTGGGCCAGGAAACAGGCCTGTGGCATCCCAGCAGATGACAGCTTCAGAGTTAAGTATTACTAGCCATCAGCTTATGAGCTTTGGAGTTGGAGAGTGTGGGGGGCCAGGAACTGACGCCACAGCCCcggggaagcagggaggagagcaCTTGAGCCCGTGTGGTCAGGAATCTGATGGGGTCCTTGAGGAAGATATATGTTGGGGTCACTTGCAGCTGAACTCCACCAAGACGGTGGATGGGAAGTCCACCTTCCTGCATATCCTTGCCAAATCGCTGAGCCAGCACTTCCCCGAACTCCTGGGCTTTGCTCAGGACCTGCCCACCGTGCCCCTGGCTGCCAAAGGTAGGCTGGGTGGATGGGTAGGGAGGCAGAGGCACCGCTGTCCTGGGCTGAGAGGGCAGCCCCACGAGGCTCTGTTGCCTACCCTACAGTGAACCAACGGGCCCTGACCAGTGACCTGGCTGACCTCCACGGCACCATCAGTGAGATACAGGCCGCCTGCCAGAGCATGTCCCCCACCAGCGAGGACAAGTTTGCCGTGGTCATGGCGGTATCCTGTCCCAGTGCCGCAGTGGACCCTAGGCGGGGGGGGCCAGGTAGAGCTGGCTGTAGCTCCAGTGGCCTGCAGAGATTCTGGGCAGAGGCTGCTCTGGGTCCAGGGGCTCTGGAAGGGGGTCCGCCTTAGGTCATTTAGAATCTAAGTGCTTATGTCAAGTCTGTGTGTAACTGAGaaggagctctttttttttttttttttttttgcggtacgcgggcctctccctgttgtggcctctcccgtcgcggagcacaggctccggacgcgcaggctcagcggccatggcccacgggcccagccgctctgcggcacgtgggatcttgccggaccggggcccgaacccgcgtgccctgcattggcaggcggactctcaaccactgcgccaccagggaagcccaaggagctCTTCTGATTGGCTGCATCGCCCCCTCTGTCCTCGGGGGTGGCAGAGTCCAGGCTTAAGTCACAAGATACAGGGAGAGGCTTGTCAGACTTGGCAGGCCTGGCCAGCCAAAGGCAGTCAGGAGAGGGGAATATTCCGACTGAGCACAGACAGTGACAAATgctatagaaagagagagagacagagagagggggcCACTCTAAGTGGATGGTTGGGGAAGAGAGGTGGTAGCATCTGAGCAGAgccaggagggaagagagagctgCCCCACAGAGAGAGGAGCAAGTGAAAGGCCTAAGGCTGGACTGGACGTGGCAGGTGTCAGGACGAGCTTGGGGGGCAGTGGGCAAAGGGACTGGAGCCTCTGACCAGGGCATGGTGCCCAGGTGAGCAAAGGGCCTGGGATAGACTGGAGTGGTCGCTGTTTGGGTCACTGCCCGGGGACCTGCCCCAGGGAGCTGGGGCAGTTTCCTTAATAGAGGCCCATCAGTCCTTCCTGGAGACAGCCCAGCCGGTGCTGCGGGCGCTGGACGGGCTGCAGCGGGaggccatggagcagctgggcaaGGCGCTGGCTTTCTTCGGCGAGGATTCCAAAGCCACCACCTCCGAGGCCTTTTTCGGCATCTTTGCGGAGTTCATGAGCAAGTTCGAGGTGAGCCACGGTGGGAGGCCCTGAGGAGAGAGCAGGGCCATAGTCCAACGAGGGGGTTCCTCTGTGAAGCCCTGGGTGGGAAAGGGCCCCTAGTGAGTGACACGCTCCCCCAGTGGGGCGGAGCCAGTAGGTCTCTGCCCCGgcgagggagggggtggggggagacgaCGCAGGGAGGGGGCGGTCCCGGGACCACTGACCAACCCCCGTCCCCAcgtgctcctccctccccagcgaGCGCTCGGCGACCTGCAGGCTGGGGAGGGCACACGCAGCTCTGGGATGATTTCGCCCCTCTCCTGGTGACGGCGGCTGCCTCGCGTCCTCGGCGGCCCGAGCGCGGAGCGGACGCCGCCCGCGTGGCTCGGAGCGTCCCGGGTGCGGGAGTGGGGCCCAGCCACGTGCGCATCTCCAGCTAGCTCAGCCGTCGAGCTCCGGCCGCCCTCGAAGGTGCGGAGACCCCTTCTTGGGGCCGATCCCGGGGCTCCGAGGGTTGGGAGCGCGGGGACGGAGCCGGCACGCCGACTCCCCGGGACGCGTGAACCACCCGCCGCCAGGTCCCGCCGGCTTCCCGCGCCTTGTCCGCTCCCCCTTCtccgccccacccctgccccctccccgctcccGGGCCTTCCAGCAAGGGCTGGCTGTGCACGCCCTCAGGACCTCGGGGGTCCCGGGGAGGGGCCGCTGCCACCAGCCGGTGGATTCCGAGATGGCTGCGGCACTAGGGCGGCGTCTTGGCCAGAGGGTGCCCGGCCCCAAGGAAGGCCGTCTGAACCTCTCCTGAGCCTGCTCCGAGTGTGCCCAGGGGACGCCCTCGCGGAGCACGGACCCCGCAGACCTTAGACTGTGGAGAAGGAGGCAGACGCCCTTGAACATGCCACACCAGTGCGCACGATAAGGCCTGGAGGTCTctcacccagcccagggcctcctgGGCTGCTTGGACGAAGGCAGGCAGGATGGAAGGAGAGCCCCAAGTACagggacctgggggaggggggtgggtgcGCACCTAGCCTGGGTCTTGGAAGCCAGAAGAAACCTCAGCTGGCTGCAGAGGAGAGAAGGCTGGATTGGAGAAGGCAGGAGAGAAGCTGGGCAGAGAAACAGGAAAGCATTAGGAAGACTATATCAGACTGCAGAATTGAAGTTTTCACCCAGCAGACAAACTGAAATCCAGTTTAGAAGTGGTCCCTTGGAAGTGGGGAgtctgggagtgggaggggggtGTCGCGGTAgggcagagagagcagagagatgCTCAGGTGACGGGTGAGCAGGACTTGGTGGCCGGCTGCCAGGTTTCTCGCCTGGGTGGGTGGCGATGATGATGTTCCCTGGAGCAGGCCATGTGAGCAGAGCAGGCTTACAGGCAGTAACACCACCTGGGACATATTTGGGATCTCAGAGTCTGTTTTACATGTGTGTCTGGAGCCCCTGGTGAGGATTGGGGATAGAGGAGGGAGCTACCTGGACGCTGGGGGCAGAGGGATGCTGGGGgcatcctttcctttctttgtttcatcCTTTCCATTCTCCAATCGACAAATCCTGGATCAGGCAGCTTCCTGTTACCTCTTCCCTTAACTTTCTTCcacagaagtctgaaatggaCTTTAGAAACCATCTTctggctttttttccctccactaTGATTGAATAGCTGGTGTTGCCCCTGGACAGTATTCGGGACCCATCCAGCTCTACCCGGTCTCCCACAGGCCCCTTGTGGAGGCCATGTATGTTCTTCCTTTGTTCCCCGCTCACAGCCACcatataaaaatatctaaacCAAATTGTGTAATTCAGGTGGGGGAAATGAACCCAGATTTGGCTAGTGGAGGGCATTTCTCCACAGCAGCTCAAGCCGGATAATTTCCATAACTTCCCAAAGCCTTCGTCTCTGAGAAACATGTCAAAAGGTCCATTAAAATCCTAGTATGAGATCCGTAGAGACTGTAGACTCCACCAGGCCATGAATAGGCATGACCCTCCAGGCCCAGGTGTCCTGTATGGCATTTTCCTGCAAATTAGAAACACACACCCTCTTCAGGTAGCTCCAGCCCCGCGCCAGGGGACTCAGGTTGGCAAGCCAATCGCTAGCTGGGTTTCCTCCCTATAATGCCTTGTAACTGTTACCTATTTCCCACacaatgctgtgtaacaaactgtcccaaaactcagtgacttaaaacgGCAGCCACTACTGCTCTTGAGTCCATGGGTCCTGCTGGGCAGTTCTGATCCGAGCTGGGCTCAGTGGACTCACCTGGGTGTCTATAGTCTTCTGTGGGTCAGCTGGGCAGCTTTGCTAGTCATGCAGGGCCTTGGTTGGGACAGTTGAGATGGCTTCATgtggtctctcatcctccagccaAACAGCCAGGACAGTTCACATGGTAAGGTCAGGGGCCTAAGAGAACAAgcagagacacagaagacccctgGAAGCCTAACCTCAGAACTGTCACACCATCCCTTCCGCCACAGTATATTGTCAAAGCAAGTGACAAGTCCAGCCCAGATTCTAGGAGAGGGGAAATAGGCTCCCCTCTTGATGAGAGATGCTGCAGAACTACATGGCAGAGGGTGTGGATTCAGGGTCAGGTAGAGTCAGGGCCATCGTTGCCATCAGTGTACCACGTACCTCCGTGGCCAGGCACCCTGGTGCACATCCCAACCTCCTTCAAATCCTCAGTGGCCCCGGTCCTCGCTGGACCCAGCACCGTGCTGATTACTCATCTTCATGTGTCCTGCAGGTGCCATGCTTTTCATTCTCTCTTACTTAGGCACCCATGAGTTACCTGACTTCTCTCCAGATACACTAAGTCCAGGGGCACAGTGGTCTGTGTCTGGGCCTGCACCTGCCTAGCAACCAGTCTCCCTTCTGCTGGGGAAAGCTCCCtgtttttcctttgggaaattatccctcctctgctcccaggCCTTGGAGTGCTGCTGATTGGATTAAGGATGATCTTGTGACTCTGGTTGGGTGGCTCAGAGTCAATTCAAGACTCAAGTTTGAAGTGTTTGGAAAAGGAGGCTCCTTACTTCTGGATGAATTGTTGGGTGTAACGAGGGTGGAATCCTGGAAGGAGCTGCCAGGACTACCACGTGGAGGGCACCTGCCTGGGTGTAAAACCAatacagaagaaaaggagagaagaccaCTCCATCCATCTCTTGtccctggatccagctgtgcctgaagcagACATCCCAACTTTTCAGTTTCCAAGCCAACAAATTCTGCCACCAcgtgtgaatttttttaatttcttttaattttttggcttaGGCTGGTTTGaatgggtttctgtcacttgcaataTTAAGAGGGTTGACTAACATACTCATCAACAGATCGTTATAGATGTTCAGTCTTTTAACATTCTCAGTGCATTCTCTTCATTCATAAATGCAATCGCCAATACTATTTGactgcctaccatgtgccagccaCAATGCTGGGTGCAGATAACCTTATGGGTCAGCCTCTCTGAGTTTCGTTTCCCAGGGTTCTATTTCATGGTGATCTACACCCAAGTCAGTTCGAAACCCTATATGTGAGCCAATATGTGCGCCAGACCCTCCGCCCCTTTCCTCACCAAATGACAGGGTGTGACAAGCAGGAATGTATTTCTCTCTCAATGATACTAATAAAATAGCCTAGCCCAATTACACAGCGCCTTTCCTAACAATCCGTTAATGTTTACTAGGTAGTGTGCTCCGtgtttttacatatttcattttactttcacaGTAACCCTCTCAGGTGGGTTTTGTTATCtcctttttacaaataaaaagtcTAAAACTCGGAGGGTTATGTGACTTGCTTGATGGAAAATCAAGTCTGTCTAAATCCAAAGCCCATCCTCTTAGTGGAAATATCTTCTTTGTTTTGcttaacatgatttttaaaaacatctatcAGCATTCCAGGGGCCACAGATTCTGGTGACTTCGACATAAAGAAAGCCTTTACCTCTTTTCTCACCCCCTTCTATTCCTCCCTGTGTTAATCTGCTtaggctaccataacaaaataccatagactaagtggcttaaacaacaggaatttattccctcacagccctggaggctggaagtccaagatccatGTGTCAGCAGGTTGGGTTCCTCCTGAGGCtgctctccttggcttacagatggccgcttcttgctgtgtcctcacgtggccttttctctgtgcatcCCTGGCGTCTCTTCTCGTAatgacaccagtcctattggctTACAGCCCCATCCTTATGATATCATTTAACCTTAAATACCTCctcaaagaccccatctccaaatgcagtcaccttctgaggtactgggggctaGGATTTctgcatatgaatttggggagggggacacaattcagctcataCCACCTTCTTACCAGGTGCCAAGGATATAATAGTGCTAGTTCCAAGGAGGCCTCACAGATCTCTGGATTCAGCTGATGTTCCAAAGAGAAAGGCTTCAATCAAGCGGGATTTACTCACCTTCTCCCCCACCATCTGCAAACTTCTATGTACTTGCCCTCATCTTCATCCCATGATGTTCAGGCATTGCTCTCAACTCCAATTCGGAGCTAATTCTTTGTCCCatatccccacctccccaggctcccagggGTCCCAACGCACCTATGACCACACGTCATTTTCCACTGGCTCTTTCCCCTTCACCAATAAACATCCCTCTTCCTGCAACCCTCAAAGAACAGTCTAGACCCCAGTGGCTCATGccctctcactccctcctttAGACCAAATTTTTCAGAGCTGTTGTCTACACTTGCTGCCTCTGCATCCTCACCATCCACTCACCTCTCAGCACACAGCAGCCTGGCTTTCTCTCCTGTCACTCCCCTGAACCTGCTGTCGTCCCGACAGGAAACCACAGGAAGCTCTAGTTGTCCTTATCTTCATTGACCTTTATTTAAGCAGCGCTGGGCACTGTTTGCCATCCCTCCGCAAATTCTCACA from Tursiops truncatus isolate mTurTru1 chromosome 15, mTurTru1.mat.Y, whole genome shotgun sequence includes:
- the GRID2IP gene encoding delphilin isoform X1 encodes the protein MGKDQGFSRHFRIFIPKKHRARFDEVVSQGLLGKLCRARRAQGAQRLRRSRSEERPERLLVSTRASAAPRRPDEPPQRKAASLLGSRAGPGGARRTVRVYKGNKSFGFTLRGHGPVWIESVVPGSPADNASLKSGDRILFLNGLDMRNCSHDKVVSMLQGSGAMPTLVVEEGLVPFASDSDSMDSPNPSSALTSLQWVAEILPSSIRVQGRTFSQQLEHLLTPPERYGVCRALESFFQHRNIDTLIVDVYPVLDTPAKQVLWQFIYQLLTYEEQELCQEKIACFLGYTAMTAEPEPTLDLEPEPEPELEPEPEPEPQPRSSLRASSMCRRSLRSQGLEASLSCGPSDCAEMPRPLIPGERQAGDGTSLPETPNPKMMSAVYAELESRLSSSFKGKMGTTSRSRASPPVPSMAGTEGPRTLSSVSWTSERLLPSPCYYPLCSEGLASPSSCESHPYASLDSSRAPSPQLGPGPLRSSSTPSPDPGRPPSRRKLFTFAHPVPSRDTDRFLDALSEQLGPRVTIVDDFLSPENDYEEMSFHDDQGSFVTNERSSASECISSSEEGSSLTYSSISDHIPPPPLSPPPPPPLPFHDPKPSSRTPDGPWGPAPTLAKPLTQLSHPVPPPPPPPLPPPVPCAPPMLSRGLGHRRSETSHMSVKRLRWEQVENSEGTIWGQLGEDSDYDKLSDMVKYLDLELHFGTQKPAKPVPGPEPFRKKEVVEILSHKKAYNTSILLAHLKLSPAELRQVLMSMEPRRLEPAHLAQLLLFAPDADEEQRYQAFREAPGRLSEPDQFVLQMLSVPEYKTRLRSLHFQATLQEKTEEIRGSLECLRQASLELKNSRKLAKILEFVLAMGNYLNDGQPQTNKTTGFKINFLTELNSTKTVDGKSTFLHILAKSLSQHFPELLGFAQDLPTVPLAAKVNQRALTSDLADLHGTISEIQAACQSMSPTSEDKFAVVMASFLETAQPVLRALDGLQREAMEQLGKALAFFGEDSKATTSEAFFGIFAEFMSKFERALGDLQAGEGTRSSGMISPLSW